Sequence from the Metasolibacillus fluoroglycofenilyticus genome:
GTCGCAAAGAGTTCGTCTCAAAATAGCTTTTCCGACGACCTCTTTCATCACTTAAATTTATTTTGTCCATAAAGTTTTAATATATCTCGTAAAAATAAAGGGAGGTAATAATGTTTTTTGGCATATTTAAAACTCGGGAAAAAATAACCAAATGTAAATAAATCAAGCGTCACCAATTTATATGTGCGTTGCAAATCTGCCACTTCACCATTAATAATTAGCTCACGCTGGGCATTCAAATCAAAATGATAGGTTAACAGCTTGCCAAATACAATTCCTCTAAAGCCCAGCCCTTTAAATTGGAGTTGTGGCCATTCCTCGTTCATTGATTGCATATAAATTTCCTTCAGCTCCGTACCGGTAAGCTCAATCGTACATAAGTTAATTGGATGAGGGAAAATCCGATGAAGGTCGTATGCTGATACATAGCCTTTTTGCAAGTCCTCTAAAAAAATACCCGCATTGAAAAGGGCACAATCTGCACTTGAATATTGAATCATTGCCTCTGCAAATAAATTGGAAAGCTGTGAATAATGAAACCATTCTTTATTATACGTTTTTGGTGCTGTAAAAATCGGTTTATCTAGCTTTTCCTGCGCTTCTTGCATTAAACCTTGCAAAAATGCTGGCTCCTCTTTCGGGCTAGGGAGCAATGCACACTCGATGACCTTTTCTTGCTTCGTTATCCTTTTCGTTTGATGGTCAAAGTCAATGGTTAAATGCCCTACATATTGACCGAATTTTCCACAGCCAGTTAGCAGCACCTCTCCAATGAATTTTCCTGTCTCGAATAGATGATGTGTATGTGACCCAAAAATTACGTCGATTTCAGGGCATTCATCTGCAAGTAGCTCATCCTCTGTCTTTCCTAAATGAGATAAGCAAATGAGAATATCCACCTGCTCCTTTAACTGCTCGACAATCTGGATAATCGCAATTCTCGGCTCCGTTACTTGCCAGCTTAACGAACGATAAAATGCTTCGAACTGTGCAGTTGCACCTACAACCCCAATTTTCGTTCCATATTTCGTCGTTAAAATAGTATACGGCTTAAGCCATGCAGGCTGCTCCCCTTTTGATGCATATAAATTAGCAACAACAACTTCAAACTGTGCATCTTCGTACAGTGCTTCTAAGTCTTCAGTAGCAAATGTAATTCCCTCATTGTTGCCAAGCGTCACAACATCATATTGTGCCTCGTTCAATAGTTGAACATTGCCTTTGCCTTTCGTTGCCTCCGTATAAATATTTGAACGATCAATATGGTCGCCAATATCTAGTAAAAAGCTAGGCTCACCTTGTGCAGCTAATAATGTACGTTGTGCATGAATATAATTCTGCGTACGCATCCAAAATTCAAAATGACTATGTAAATCGTTCGTATGAAAAAAATGAATTCTTTCTTGCACAATGCACACCAGCTTTCTTTAAAAATCGATAATATTCGCCTGAGGCTCCATCTGTTATTTTAGCATCAAAATAGCCCATCTATAATAGAACGAACACCTAACAACAATAGAATGATCCGCAATACAAGTACCAATGTTTCTGATTTTAACTTTTTATTTAATTTTGCACCATATTTTGCTCCAATATATGCTCCCGGAATAACCGGTAATGTATATAGCCACGGGACATTTCCTAAATAAATATGCGAAGCAGAGTTGACAATCGATGTTAAAAATACTAAAAACATCGATGTAGCAATAGCCACATGCGGTGGGAATAAGAATAAAATCAGCATTGCCGGAACTATCATCGAGCCACCACCGATGCCAAACAGCCCCGACATACAGCCGACTGCAAATGTTAATAAAAAGGCAAACCAAATGGGGTAACCATACACATATTCCTTGCCTTCACTATCTATATATGTTTGCTTCTTTCCATGCTCGACAAACCAATAAACAGGCTTTAATTTATCACGTACTAATAAAATAATCGATAGAATAATTAATAAAATACCAAAATATAAATTAAATGATGGCAAATCTAACCCTTTATTAATCCATGCACCAAGCATCGTCCCTGGTACACTACCCGCAAAGAAAATAAAGCCTGTTTTATAATCTACCGTTTTTGACTTCATTTGTGTTACTGTAGAGGCGAGACCTGTAAAAATCATCATCACAACAGATAGACCAACAACCGTTTGTGGTGTAATATCTGGAATCAGCCCTAAATTAATACCTATAAATAGCGTAGCAGGTACTAAAATAACTCCCCCACCTAATCCAACAAGCGCCCCTATAATACCGGAGGTCATCGCAATAATAAATAACAATATAAATTCCATTAAAATTCCCCTTCAAAAATATTTAGTTGTTTTGGTGATAAATTTTCAAAGTGCAAGCCCAGTATTTCCTTTAGGCGCTGTGCGTTTGGCGCGGCATGATAATCAGAGTTATTATTAAACAGTACATAAACTCCCTGCGCCTGCTGCCGCAATTGCCTTACATAGGATGCTATTGATTGTAGCTCATCTTCATTATAATCATATAGAAAACGAACTTTGCGCCAATTATGTGCATTGCCACTATTGCGCCAGCCATGCACATTGCGACCATGAATACGAAATAGCACCTTATCTGCTGTCGCAACAGGTACGAGCGGAACAGAGCCCGTCCCTGCCTGCGGTTCATCACAAACAGTATGAATAAAGTTGTGCTCCTGTAAAAAGTGCAATGTTTTCTCCCTCATTTGCGGAGCATACCAAGTTTGATTGCGAAATTCTATCGCTAATGGCAAATTCGGTAATTGCTGTTTGACATAGCGAATATAATTAACATTTTTCGTTGTGCAATCAAACCAAGGAGGAAATTGTACAAGCACCATCGCTAGCTTATTTAAGCGCTGAAATGTATGTGCACATTCTAAAAAGGCTTGAAACATATCATTCCGCGTCTCATATGGTAACTCATCACGCAAATGTCCTGTAATTCCTTGATAAGCCTTTAATATAAATTGAAAATTATCAGGTGTATCCTGGCACCATTTTTCGACATTTTGATTGGCTGGAATGGCATAAAAAGATGTATCTACTTCAACAATTGGAAAATGTCCACTATAATCAAATAGTTTATCACGTGCCGTCGTCACCGTTGAATATAG
This genomic interval carries:
- a CDS encoding bifunctional metallophosphatase/5'-nucleotidase, producing the protein MQERIHFFHTNDLHSHFEFWMRTQNYIHAQRTLLAAQGEPSFLLDIGDHIDRSNIYTEATKGKGNVQLLNEAQYDVVTLGNNEGITFATEDLEALYEDAQFEVVVANLYASKGEQPAWLKPYTILTTKYGTKIGVVGATAQFEAFYRSLSWQVTEPRIAIIQIVEQLKEQVDILICLSHLGKTEDELLADECPEIDVIFGSHTHHLFETGKFIGEVLLTGCGKFGQYVGHLTIDFDHQTKRITKQEKVIECALLPSPKEEPAFLQGLMQEAQEKLDKPIFTAPKTYNKEWFHYSQLSNLFAEAMIQYSSADCALFNAGIFLEDLQKGYVSAYDLHRIFPHPINLCTIELTGTELKEIYMQSMNEEWPQLQFKGLGFRGIVFGKLLTYHFDLNAQRELIINGEVADLQRTYKLVTLDLFTFGYFFPSFKYAKKHYYLPLFLRDILKLYGQNKFK
- a CDS encoding sulfite exporter TauE/SafE family protein, which codes for MEFILLFIIAMTSGIIGALVGLGGGVILVPATLFIGINLGLIPDITPQTVVGLSVVMMIFTGLASTVTQMKSKTVDYKTGFIFFAGSVPGTMLGAWINKGLDLPSFNLYFGILLIILSIILLVRDKLKPVYWFVEHGKKQTYIDSEGKEYVYGYPIWFAFLLTFAVGCMSGLFGIGGGSMIVPAMLILFLFPPHVAIATSMFLVFLTSIVNSASHIYLGNVPWLYTLPVIPGAYIGAKYGAKLNKKLKSETLVLVLRIILLLLGVRSIIDGLF
- a CDS encoding DUF72 domain-containing protein, with amino-acid sequence MISIGLTGWGDHPALYSTVTTARDKLFDYSGHFPIVEVDTSFYAIPANQNVEKWCQDTPDNFQFILKAYQGITGHLRDELPYETRNDMFQAFLECAHTFQRLNKLAMVLVQFPPWFDCTTKNVNYIRYVKQQLPNLPLAIEFRNQTWYAPQMREKTLHFLQEHNFIHTVCDEPQAGTGSVPLVPVATADKVLFRIHGRNVHGWRNSGNAHNWRKVRFLYDYNEDELQSIASYVRQLRQQAQGVYVLFNNNSDYHAAPNAQRLKEILGLHFENLSPKQLNIFEGEF